Proteins encoded within one genomic window of Leptolyngbya sp. SIO1E4:
- a CDS encoding mannitol dehydrogenase family protein, with protein sequence MNGSHALSNPSSHPKPNSPKTKQAIPLNETSLSQPLESVRMPHYDREAVTNGIVHIGVGGFHRAHQALYIDNYIEQEIARSQPSTHEPGKSHWGICGVGLLPYDVKMRDILQAQDYLYTLVERSPAQDTARIIGAITQYLFAPDDPQAVIDVIANPHCRIVTLTITEGGYYVVEGTGEFDAEHPTIQHDLQHPNQPLGIYGFLTAALNRRRQQGIPPFTVLSCDNLQGNGDLVRKMLTAFAKQQNADLGRWIQENVAFPNSMVDRITPSTTPADIQMVRDRFGVDDDWPVVAEPFMQWVIEDQFCAGRPDWESVGVQMTDDVKPYEMMKLRLLNASHSLLGYLGSLLGYTYSSEAMDDPLIRQAVEQLMDEVSPTLPPLPGIQLDSYKQTLIERFGNPKVRDQLSRLCLNGSDKLPKFILGSLRDKLAQGGSVTYLSFAIALWFRYLNGMDEQGHRLPIDDPMALPLTEKALIGKDDPTPLLTIDTIFGDLSNSPAFVTAVTHHLQKLYALGTRETLSRLLSNERFYER encoded by the coding sequence ATGAACGGCAGCCACGCCCTATCCAACCCATCCAGCCATCCGAAGCCCAACAGTCCCAAAACAAAACAAGCCATCCCACTGAATGAAACATCGCTCAGCCAACCGTTAGAATCCGTTCGTATGCCTCACTATGATCGCGAGGCCGTGACCAATGGCATCGTCCACATCGGCGTGGGCGGATTTCATCGGGCCCATCAGGCCCTCTATATAGACAACTATATAGAGCAGGAAATCGCGCGATCGCAGCCCTCAACCCATGAACCAGGCAAAAGCCATTGGGGCATCTGTGGGGTGGGCCTGCTGCCATACGACGTGAAAATGCGGGATATTCTGCAGGCTCAAGACTACCTTTACACGCTGGTAGAGCGATCGCCCGCCCAAGATACAGCCCGCATTATCGGCGCGATTACCCAATATCTGTTTGCACCAGACGATCCACAGGCCGTCATTGATGTGATCGCCAACCCACACTGCCGGATTGTCACGCTCACGATTACCGAAGGCGGCTACTACGTCGTCGAAGGGACGGGCGAATTTGATGCCGAACATCCCACAATTCAGCATGACTTGCAGCATCCCAACCAGCCGCTAGGGATTTACGGGTTTCTCACCGCTGCACTCAATCGGCGGCGACAGCAGGGAATTCCGCCCTTCACCGTGCTCTCCTGTGACAACCTGCAGGGCAACGGCGATCTAGTCAGAAAAATGCTGACGGCCTTCGCCAAACAGCAAAATGCTGACCTGGGTCGGTGGATTCAGGAAAACGTAGCCTTTCCGAACAGCATGGTGGATCGCATTACCCCGTCCACGACGCCTGCAGATATTCAGATGGTGCGCGATCGCTTTGGGGTTGATGACGATTGGCCCGTGGTAGCAGAACCGTTTATGCAATGGGTGATTGAGGACCAATTCTGTGCGGGCAGACCCGATTGGGAATCCGTTGGCGTGCAGATGACCGACGACGTGAAGCCCTACGAAATGATGAAGCTGCGGCTGCTGAACGCCAGCCATTCGCTGCTTGGCTACCTGGGGTCACTGCTCGGCTACACCTACAGTTCCGAGGCGATGGATGACCCGCTGATACGTCAGGCTGTTGAACAGCTAATGGATGAGGTGTCACCAACGCTGCCGCCGCTTCCGGGCATTCAGCTTGACAGCTACAAACAAACGCTGATTGAGCGGTTTGGCAACCCCAAGGTGCGCGATCAGCTCTCACGGCTGTGCCTGAACGGCTCGGACAAGCTGCCTAAGTTCATCCTTGGGAGCCTGCGGGATAAGCTGGCGCAGGGTGGGTCGGTGACCTACTTGAGTTTTGCGATCGCGCTCTGGTTTCGTTACCTCAACGGTATGGATGAGCAAGGGCACCGGCTGCCGATTGACGACCCTATGGCGTTACCGCTCACCGAAAAAGCGCTCATTGGCAAAGACGATCCGACGCCGTTACTCACCATCGACACCATCTTTGGCGACTTGTCTAATTCTCCAGCGTTCGTAACGGCTGTCACCCATCATCTCCAAAAGCTTTACGCGCTGGGAACCCGGGAAACGCTGTCGAGGCTTTTATCGAACGAGCGCTTTTACGAACGCTGA
- the ugpC gene encoding sn-glycerol-3-phosphate ABC transporter ATP-binding protein UgpC, which produces MSTVTLRDIHKTYTNVEVVKGIDLEIQDHEFVVFVGPSGCGKSTLLRMIAGLEDITAGELMIDGDRMNDVPPDQRGLAMVFQTYALYPHMTVAENMAFSLRLAGVPKAQRYERAQEVGRILRLEKLLHRKPRALSGGQRQRVAIGRALVRQPKVFLFDEPLSNLDAALRGQMRLELASLHNSLESTMIYVTHDQVEAMTLASKIVVLKDGLVEQIGAPMELYHHPRNQFVAGFIGSPKMNFLPVMTTSVQDSGTTLRLPGDATVTVPVQPKTLMVGDRATLGIRPEHICIDAERATLMGEVLVIEHLGDVTYIYVKVAGGDTLILQADGDSSVAVRDHVPIYIDGNQCHLFDADGIAIPKAERHHLTRPSIPHPSHERQPRPIQPIQPSEAQQSQNKTSHPTE; this is translated from the coding sequence ATGTCAACAGTCACCCTCAGAGACATTCACAAAACCTATACCAACGTTGAAGTCGTCAAAGGCATCGACCTGGAGATTCAAGATCATGAGTTTGTAGTGTTTGTGGGGCCATCAGGCTGCGGCAAATCTACCCTCCTGCGCATGATTGCTGGCCTCGAAGACATCACCGCTGGCGAATTGATGATTGATGGCGATCGCATGAATGATGTCCCCCCCGATCAGCGGGGACTCGCGATGGTCTTTCAAACCTATGCGCTTTACCCTCATATGACAGTCGCCGAAAACATGGCGTTTAGCTTGCGACTGGCCGGGGTTCCCAAAGCGCAACGATATGAACGAGCCCAGGAAGTCGGTCGAATTTTACGGCTAGAAAAGCTGTTGCATCGCAAGCCAAGAGCACTCTCCGGTGGCCAACGGCAGCGGGTAGCCATCGGTCGGGCCCTAGTTCGCCAGCCCAAAGTGTTCTTATTTGACGAGCCCCTGTCGAACCTGGATGCGGCCCTACGAGGCCAGATGCGCCTAGAGCTAGCCAGCCTCCACAATAGCCTGGAGTCGACCATGATCTATGTCACCCATGACCAGGTTGAGGCCATGACTCTCGCCAGCAAAATTGTGGTGTTGAAAGACGGCCTGGTTGAGCAGATTGGCGCACCTATGGAGCTGTACCACCATCCGCGCAATCAGTTCGTCGCTGGGTTTATCGGCTCACCGAAAATGAACTTCTTGCCGGTGATGACCACAAGCGTGCAAGACTCTGGCACAACGCTCCGATTGCCTGGCGATGCCACCGTAACCGTGCCCGTACAGCCAAAGACCTTAATGGTGGGCGATCGCGCTACCCTTGGCATTCGCCCCGAGCATATTTGCATTGACGCGGAGCGTGCCACCCTCATGGGCGAAGTTCTGGTGATTGAGCACCTGGGTGACGTGACCTATATCTATGTCAAAGTGGCGGGTGGCGATACGTTGATTCTCCAAGCCGACGGCGATAGCTCGGTCGCGGTTCGCGATCATGTGCCGATTTACATCGATGGCAACCAATGCCACCTGTTTGATGCTGACGGCATCGCAATTCCCAAAGCTGAGCGCCATCACCTCACCCGCCCCTCCATTCCTCATCCATCCCATGAACGGCAGCCACGCCCTATCCAACCCATCCAGCCATCCGAAGCCCAACAGTCCCAAAACAAAACAAGCCATCCCACTGAATGA
- a CDS encoding carbohydrate ABC transporter permease, with protein sequence MAPNQRTSKPWLMGLLAWLVAGILFFPIFWMFVTSFKTEVAAVATPPQLFFTPTLENYIDVQERAAYFNYALNSIVVSIGSTVLALLLAVPAAYAMAFFPTKRTKGTLLWMLSTKMLPSVGVLVPIYILGRESGLLDTRIGLVIIYTLINLPIVVWMIYSFFKEVPNAILEADRMDGATTYQEVVYVLLPLALPGIASTALLSIILSWNEAFWSLNLTTFDAAPLTAFIASFSSPQGLFWAKLSAASTMAIAPILLFGWFSQKQLVRGLTFGAVK encoded by the coding sequence ATGGCACCCAACCAACGCACCTCTAAACCCTGGCTGATGGGCCTGCTGGCGTGGCTCGTTGCTGGTATTCTGTTCTTCCCGATCTTCTGGATGTTTGTCACCAGCTTCAAAACAGAAGTCGCGGCCGTGGCGACACCGCCACAGCTGTTCTTCACGCCGACGCTGGAAAACTATATTGATGTGCAAGAACGCGCGGCCTATTTTAACTACGCGCTGAATAGCATCGTTGTCTCCATTGGGTCAACGGTTTTGGCCCTGCTGCTGGCAGTTCCAGCCGCCTATGCGATGGCCTTTTTCCCCACCAAGCGTACGAAAGGCACCCTGCTGTGGATGCTTTCGACTAAAATGCTGCCTTCAGTGGGGGTGTTAGTGCCCATCTATATTTTGGGCCGGGAATCAGGCTTGCTGGACACGCGCATTGGCTTGGTCATCATCTACACCCTAATCAACTTACCGATTGTGGTTTGGATGATCTATAGCTTCTTCAAAGAAGTGCCTAATGCGATTCTGGAAGCCGATCGCATGGACGGCGCGACCACCTACCAAGAAGTGGTGTACGTCCTACTACCGCTAGCGCTTCCCGGAATTGCCTCCACGGCCCTGCTTTCAATCATTTTGTCTTGGAATGAAGCCTTTTGGAGCCTGAACCTCACCACCTTCGACGCCGCGCCGCTAACAGCCTTTATTGCCTCCTTCTCTAGCCCTCAAGGGTTGTTTTGGGCCAAGCTATCAGCCGCTTCCACCATGGCGATCGCCCCCATTCTGCTCTTTGGCTGGTTCAGCCAAAAACAGCTAGTCCGAGGTCTAACCTTTGGAGCCGTCAAATAA
- a CDS encoding sugar ABC transporter permease, with the protein MTSSVANRPSQGPPSVARPRSFKRIPALALVAPSVIGLVLWMVVPLAMAVWFAFQRYNLLIPENRAFVGFANFAFILTDPALWVAIGITLVLVAAVLFITIGLGTLLAVLFNQTFPGRGMARVLAISPFFVMPTVSALIWKNMLMHPVNGLFAQITRGLGLGAIDWFADLPLVAIIIIVSWQWLPFALLILLTAIQSLDTSQLEAARMDGAKPVALFRFVILPHLSRAIAVVAMIETIFFLTIFAEIFVTTGGGPGLATTNLPYYIYLKALLEFDVGGASAGGLIAVVLANLVAIFLIRSVARNLDT; encoded by the coding sequence ATGACATCTTCAGTTGCCAATCGGCCCTCGCAAGGGCCACCATCCGTCGCTCGGCCACGTTCCTTCAAACGAATCCCCGCTTTAGCCCTGGTTGCACCCTCCGTAATTGGGTTGGTCTTATGGATGGTGGTGCCGCTGGCGATGGCCGTTTGGTTTGCGTTCCAGCGATACAACCTGTTGATTCCTGAAAATCGGGCGTTTGTTGGCTTTGCGAACTTTGCCTTTATTCTCACCGATCCAGCGCTGTGGGTGGCCATTGGCATCACCTTGGTGTTGGTGGCCGCCGTGCTGTTCATCACCATTGGCCTAGGCACTCTGCTCGCGGTGCTATTTAACCAAACGTTTCCAGGTCGGGGGATGGCCCGTGTGTTGGCAATTTCTCCCTTTTTTGTGATGCCAACGGTGAGCGCCCTGATTTGGAAAAACATGTTGATGCATCCGGTGAACGGACTGTTCGCCCAAATCACTCGTGGTCTGGGGTTGGGGGCTATTGACTGGTTCGCCGATTTGCCATTGGTGGCGATCATCATTATTGTGTCGTGGCAGTGGCTGCCGTTTGCCTTGCTCATTTTGCTGACGGCCATCCAGTCTCTCGATACGTCTCAGCTCGAAGCAGCCCGGATGGATGGCGCCAAACCGGTTGCCCTGTTTCGATTTGTGATACTGCCTCACTTAAGTCGGGCGATCGCGGTCGTCGCCATGATTGAAACCATCTTCTTTCTGACGATCTTCGCTGAAATTTTCGTGACCACGGGCGGTGGGCCAGGGCTCGCCACGACTAACCTGCCTTACTACATCTATTTGAAAGCGCTACTAGAGTTTGACGTGGGCGGTGCCTCAGCGGGCGGCTTAATTGCGGTTGTCCTGGCGAATCTGGTGGCCATTTTCTTGATCCGCAGCGTTGCTCGCAACCTTGATACTTAA
- a CDS encoding sugar ABC transporter substrate-binding protein: MRIFRFARVIAAFLAGVILIQLLHACGAQPQATGSTRLTIATVNNGDMVVMQDLSRQFEADNPDIELRWVVLEENILRQRTTTDVASRGGQFDVLTIGSYETPIWAKRGWLKPLDQLPADYDVDDLIDPVRTGLSHNGTLYALPFYAESSMLYYRRDLFEQAGITVPENPTYEQVADWASQVNDPTNGVYGMCLRGKPGWGENMAFLTTLANTHGGQWFDMDWVPQLNTPEWQEAVSFYVDVMHNYGPPGASSNGFNENLALFSTGKCGMWIDATVAAGLLSNPEVSQVADTVGFASAPVASYPNGSNWLWSWALAIPETSRSPEAAQRFITWATSKEYIQLVAAEQGWVAVPPGTRTSTYENPEYQAVAPFAKTVLASIEAADIENPAASPTPYKGIQYVDIPEFQAIGTQVGQRMAAALADNVSVDQAIEQSQAVAERFMRHTGYIE, encoded by the coding sequence GTGCGTATATTTCGCTTCGCCAGGGTGATAGCAGCATTCTTGGCGGGCGTCATCCTGATACAGTTGCTGCATGCCTGCGGTGCTCAGCCACAGGCAACGGGCAGCACCCGACTGACGATTGCCACAGTCAACAACGGTGACATGGTGGTGATGCAAGACCTTTCGCGTCAGTTTGAAGCTGACAATCCCGATATTGAACTGCGGTGGGTTGTCCTCGAAGAAAACATTTTGCGTCAACGCACCACCACTGACGTGGCTAGTCGGGGGGGTCAGTTCGATGTCTTAACGATTGGGTCTTACGAAACACCGATTTGGGCTAAAAGGGGCTGGCTGAAACCTCTGGATCAACTACCCGCTGACTACGATGTGGACGATTTAATTGACCCTGTCCGCACCGGGCTTTCGCACAACGGCACCCTCTACGCGCTGCCGTTCTATGCCGAAAGTTCCATGCTGTATTACCGTCGTGACCTGTTTGAGCAAGCTGGTATTACCGTGCCAGAAAACCCAACTTACGAGCAGGTGGCAGACTGGGCCAGTCAGGTTAACGACCCCACGAACGGTGTTTACGGGATGTGTTTGCGTGGCAAACCAGGCTGGGGTGAGAACATGGCGTTCTTAACGACGCTGGCCAATACCCACGGTGGGCAGTGGTTTGATATGGATTGGGTCCCCCAGCTCAATACACCGGAATGGCAAGAAGCGGTCAGTTTTTATGTGGATGTGATGCACAACTATGGTCCTCCAGGGGCCAGTTCTAACGGCTTTAATGAAAACCTGGCACTGTTCTCAACCGGAAAATGTGGCATGTGGATTGATGCCACTGTCGCGGCAGGGCTATTGTCTAATCCAGAGGTGTCGCAAGTGGCGGATACCGTGGGTTTTGCCAGTGCGCCCGTTGCATCTTACCCCAATGGCTCCAATTGGCTGTGGTCGTGGGCTCTAGCGATTCCAGAAACCTCGCGATCGCCCGAAGCCGCCCAGCGCTTTATCACCTGGGCCACCTCTAAGGAATACATTCAGCTCGTGGCCGCAGAACAGGGCTGGGTTGCGGTGCCCCCCGGTACCCGGACCTCCACCTACGAAAATCCTGAATACCAGGCGGTTGCTCCCTTTGCCAAAACCGTGCTGGCGTCCATTGAGGCCGCTGATATTGAGAACCCTGCGGCCTCGCCTACGCCTTATAAAGGCATCCAGTACGTAGACATTCCCGAATTTCAGGCGATCGGCACCCAGGTGGGTCAGCGCATGGCCGCCGCCCTGGCCGATAACGTCTCGGTTGATCAAGCGATTGAACAATCGCAGGCCGTGGCCGAGCGGTTTATGCGCCACACCGGGTACATCGAGTAG
- a CDS encoding ROK family protein — MALLGGIEAGGTKFVCAVGTDPDDLRAEIRIPTTTPEETIPQVIEFFRQQIKQTGDLAAIGIGAFGPVDVCASSPKFGWFLNTPKPGWQQVDFAGVIQRELRVPIGFDTDVNAAALGEHQWGNAVGLKTFIYLTVGTGIGGGGMVGGQLMHGLLHPEMGHILIPHDLSVDPFVGSCPFHQDCLEGLASGFAMEKRWQQKAASLPADHPAWPLEAHYLATGLITFILTLSPERIILGGGVMEQPQLFQLIRSQVRERLNAYLDVPQIMTDIEDYIVPPKLGNKAGIMGAFALAQQVINENFGGVETI, encoded by the coding sequence ATGGCACTTTTAGGCGGTATAGAAGCTGGCGGGACAAAGTTTGTGTGTGCTGTGGGAACTGACCCCGACGACCTCCGGGCAGAGATCCGCATCCCGACGACGACCCCCGAAGAAACCATTCCTCAGGTAATCGAGTTCTTTCGGCAACAGATAAAACAAACAGGCGATTTAGCCGCCATCGGCATCGGTGCGTTTGGGCCAGTCGATGTTTGTGCCAGTTCTCCTAAATTTGGCTGGTTTTTAAACACGCCAAAGCCGGGTTGGCAGCAGGTTGATTTTGCGGGTGTCATTCAGCGTGAGCTGAGGGTCCCAATTGGCTTCGATACTGACGTCAATGCGGCCGCCTTAGGGGAACATCAATGGGGCAATGCGGTAGGCTTAAAGACCTTTATCTATTTGACGGTTGGCACGGGGATTGGCGGTGGCGGTATGGTAGGGGGTCAGCTGATGCACGGGCTGCTTCACCCGGAAATGGGTCATATTTTGATTCCCCATGATTTGTCGGTTGATCCGTTCGTCGGATCTTGCCCATTTCATCAAGACTGTTTAGAGGGGTTAGCCTCTGGATTTGCCATGGAAAAACGGTGGCAGCAAAAAGCGGCCTCTCTGCCTGCTGACCACCCTGCTTGGCCTTTAGAAGCTCACTACTTGGCAACTGGATTGATCACCTTTATTCTCACCCTCTCGCCTGAGCGGATTATCCTGGGCGGTGGCGTGATGGAGCAACCGCAGCTTTTCCAACTCATTCGTTCTCAAGTGCGCGAACGACTCAACGCCTACCTGGATGTGCCCCAAATTATGACCGATATCGAGGATTATATTGTGCCGCCGAAGCTAGGCAACAAGGCTGGCATTATGGGGGCTTTTGCCCTTGCTCAGCAGGTCATAAACGAGAATTTTGGTGGCGTGGAAACCATTTAA
- a CDS encoding sugar-binding transcriptional regulator, whose translation MGDSHSNRRDTTIRHSRERKLDLAARAAWLYYIAGNTQEAIATKLEVSRQAAQRLVALAVSEKLITFRLNHPLSHCIELAEALRDKFTLSTCEVVPDSADNLRTGLGIGAANYLETYLVAKAPTIVAFSSGRTLRAMVEQIPSMDQPQHKIVSIVGNMSHYGRVGGHEVVIHLCDRTGAAAYPVPTPVVATSVEERKLLQTQRSFIAVKSLAEQAKVTFVGIGEIGWNAPLHESGFINDQEITELIELGAIGEIAGWAYDQQGVLLQAGTNQRLAGVPLEQPVERLTIGVAGGLHKAEAILAALNGQLINGLITDESVAEAILQTAKATKRHG comes from the coding sequence ATGGGAGACTCTCACTCTAATCGGCGTGATACGACTATTCGCCACTCACGTGAACGCAAACTCGATTTGGCCGCCCGCGCCGCCTGGCTGTACTACATTGCAGGCAATACTCAAGAAGCGATCGCAACCAAGCTAGAGGTATCCCGCCAGGCAGCCCAGCGGTTAGTGGCGTTGGCGGTGAGTGAAAAGCTGATTACCTTCCGGCTCAATCATCCGCTCAGTCACTGTATTGAACTGGCTGAAGCTTTGAGGGATAAGTTTACCCTGTCTACCTGTGAGGTGGTTCCTGACAGTGCGGATAATTTGCGCACGGGGCTGGGGATTGGTGCTGCCAACTATCTAGAAACCTATTTAGTCGCGAAAGCACCCACCATCGTGGCGTTTTCTTCGGGTCGGACGCTGCGGGCCATGGTGGAGCAGATCCCGTCGATGGATCAGCCCCAACACAAGATTGTTTCAATTGTGGGTAACATGTCGCACTATGGCCGAGTGGGGGGGCATGAAGTCGTCATCCATCTGTGCGATCGCACTGGCGCCGCGGCCTATCCGGTACCTACGCCGGTTGTTGCGACCAGTGTTGAAGAGCGCAAGCTGCTGCAAACACAGCGATCGTTTATTGCCGTCAAATCTTTGGCTGAGCAAGCTAAAGTCACCTTTGTTGGCATTGGTGAAATTGGGTGGAATGCGCCTCTCCACGAAAGTGGTTTTATTAACGATCAAGAAATCACCGAACTTATCGAGCTGGGTGCGATCGGAGAAATTGCCGGATGGGCTTACGACCAACAGGGCGTGTTGCTTCAAGCCGGGACCAATCAACGGCTTGCTGGAGTGCCGCTGGAACAGCCCGTTGAGCGCCTGACGATTGGCGTCGCCGGTGGATTACACAAAGCGGAGGCAATTCTAGCGGCACTCAATGGCCAGCTCATCAACGGGCTGATCACGGATGAATCCGTGGCTGAAGCAATTCTGCAGACCGCAAAAGCAACGAAACGCCATGGGTAA
- a CDS encoding two-component sensor histidine kinase, producing MNSQKLFRRSRMRLAGWYALVMGGILSLLGLGMARALIQANWGALEREIESIAGTLHDSLEPMLPPSEDPTSVLQQIFPDLCLVEQPCEPNPSLIQRHTTGISDRSTYYIRLFDNQGNLLAFSPNQPEPQPASLNLTTWQTLQTEDGNRYRQFTTIIHSAHAHAPGEELHEHPSWGYLQVGRTLATFDAELRRLRWILIGGLPLALGLIAISSWWLSGLAMQPIYQSYQRQQQFTANAAHELRSPLASLLATVEAMLRLSHAQQEQVPSMLQTVERQGRRLSQLVADLLLLTSLEQDTSSKPPQPCCLNDIVADLTEEFAELAATSDIHLSSQVPETAIDFSGHESQLYRLVSNLMANAIQHTPSGGSVLVSLGAHDRSAIITVKDTGIGIPVSEQSRIFERFYRVNSDRSRKTGGTGLGLAIARVIAHRHHGQLTVESEVGQGSLFKIHLPLAQPFI from the coding sequence ATGAATAGCCAAAAACTTTTTCGCCGCAGCCGTATGCGCTTAGCAGGTTGGTATGCCTTAGTGATGGGCGGCATTTTGAGCCTGTTAGGTTTGGGGATGGCCCGTGCACTGATTCAGGCCAACTGGGGAGCACTGGAGCGAGAAATTGAGTCCATTGCCGGAACACTGCACGACAGTCTGGAACCAATGCTGCCTCCTTCAGAAGATCCAACCTCCGTGTTGCAGCAGATTTTTCCCGACCTTTGCTTAGTAGAGCAGCCCTGTGAGCCAAATCCATCCCTGATTCAACGTCATACAACAGGGATTAGCGATCGCTCCACCTACTACATTCGCCTATTCGACAATCAAGGCAACCTGTTGGCCTTTTCGCCTAACCAGCCAGAACCGCAGCCAGCCAGCCTCAATCTCACTACCTGGCAAACCCTTCAGACTGAAGACGGCAACCGCTACCGCCAGTTCACCACCATCATTCATAGCGCCCACGCCCATGCTCCCGGTGAAGAACTGCACGAGCATCCCTCCTGGGGCTACCTGCAGGTGGGGCGCACCCTTGCTACCTTTGATGCCGAACTTCGGCGGCTGCGATGGATTCTGATTGGAGGGCTGCCTCTGGCGTTGGGATTGATTGCCATTTCGAGTTGGTGGCTCTCGGGTCTGGCGATGCAGCCGATTTATCAGTCCTATCAGCGGCAGCAGCAGTTCACTGCCAATGCCGCCCATGAGTTGAGATCGCCCCTCGCTAGCCTACTCGCAACGGTAGAAGCGATGCTCCGCTTATCCCACGCACAACAGGAGCAGGTGCCTTCTATGCTCCAAACTGTTGAACGACAGGGACGTCGCTTGAGTCAATTAGTGGCTGATTTACTGTTACTTACGAGCTTGGAGCAAGATACTTCATCCAAGCCGCCCCAACCCTGCTGTCTGAATGATATTGTTGCGGATCTTACTGAGGAGTTTGCTGAATTAGCCGCCACCTCGGATATCCACCTCAGCAGCCAGGTGCCGGAGACAGCGATAGACTTCTCGGGGCATGAATCCCAGCTCTATCGACTCGTTTCTAACTTGATGGCCAATGCCATTCAGCATACGCCTTCTGGCGGATCCGTGCTCGTGAGCTTGGGAGCCCATGATCGCAGCGCTATCATCACTGTCAAAGATACGGGCATCGGTATTCCAGTCAGTGAGCAAAGCCGCATTTTTGAACGTTTCTACCGAGTCAACAGCGATCGCTCTCGCAAAACTGGCGGCACAGGCTTAGGATTGGCCATTGCTCGGGTCATTGCCCATCGCCACCATGGGCAGCTCACCGTTGAGAGTGAAGTAGGTCAAGGCAGCTTATTCAAAATTCATCTCCCCCTTGCTCAGCCGTTTATCTGA
- a CDS encoding response regulator transcription factor — MRVLLVEDEEDLGLAIKQVLIGEKYVVDWVTDGAQAWHCLESQWTDYTVAIFDWLLPEISGLELCQRLRSRQNPLPVLMLTALGQPDNRITGLDAGADDYLVKPFVMEELLARLRALQRRSPQLKPKQLTVGAFTLDDANTQLQVELPDQPTLEIPLTLKEFQVLAYLMENCDRIIPGSKLRSQLWDLDEEPVSNVVAAQIRLLRRKFARYGCNCPIETVAGQGYRFKTSP; from the coding sequence ATGCGCGTCCTGTTAGTAGAAGACGAAGAAGACTTGGGGCTAGCCATCAAGCAAGTGCTCATCGGTGAAAAGTATGTGGTGGACTGGGTCACTGATGGGGCTCAGGCATGGCACTGCCTGGAGAGTCAGTGGACAGACTACACCGTGGCTATCTTTGACTGGCTGCTGCCGGAGATATCAGGGCTGGAATTATGCCAGCGACTACGATCGCGCCAAAACCCCCTGCCGGTGCTGATGCTGACCGCTTTGGGACAACCGGACAATCGCATCACTGGCCTGGATGCGGGAGCCGATGATTATCTGGTCAAACCCTTTGTGATGGAGGAGTTGCTGGCGCGACTGCGAGCCTTGCAGCGGCGATCGCCCCAATTAAAACCCAAACAGTTGACCGTAGGGGCCTTCACTCTGGATGACGCTAATACTCAGCTACAGGTTGAGCTGCCCGATCAGCCTACCCTAGAGATTCCCCTCACCTTGAAAGAGTTTCAGGTGTTGGCTTACCTGATGGAAAACTGCGATCGCATCATTCCTGGTAGCAAGCTCCGCTCCCAACTGTGGGACTTGGACGAAGAACCCGTGAGCAATGTGGTGGCGGCTCAGATTCGCCTGCTACGTCGCAAGTTTGCCCGCTATGGTTGCAACTGCCCCATTGAGACCGTCGCCGGACAGGGATATCGTTTCAAGACATCGCCATGA
- a CDS encoding cobalt transporter: MKRLPLLSSVLAISLAMGTPAALAHVGHGDEFQAEGGVNRVEVNAETDALLGIQVSPIEAATDGSGVVLIPVSALVDDNDRQLVFVEYENFYEPVDVVTGTTQGELIEILEGLSVGEQLVTQGSLSLYAESRKTQTTEAASETPETASSEAETAASTSEAVQEPMAESSETVETSPETAEASGGFPVGLVAAIGTGAAVVIGAGVVLSSGNKKGNL; the protein is encoded by the coding sequence ATGAAACGCTTGCCATTGTTGAGTTCTGTCCTGGCTATTAGCCTTGCGATGGGTACCCCCGCCGCCCTGGCCCATGTTGGTCATGGCGATGAGTTTCAGGCTGAAGGGGGGGTGAACCGGGTTGAGGTTAATGCTGAAACGGATGCACTGCTGGGAATTCAAGTTAGCCCCATTGAGGCGGCGACCGATGGCAGTGGTGTGGTGCTGATTCCTGTTTCGGCACTTGTAGATGACAATGATCGGCAACTGGTGTTTGTGGAATACGAGAACTTCTACGAGCCAGTCGATGTTGTGACAGGGACGACTCAAGGTGAGTTGATTGAAATCCTGGAAGGTTTATCCGTAGGCGAGCAACTGGTGACTCAGGGGAGTCTGTCACTCTATGCGGAATCGCGCAAAACCCAAACCACTGAAGCTGCTTCTGAGACTCCTGAAACAGCGTCTAGCGAGGCCGAAACGGCGGCTTCTACCTCAGAGGCAGTCCAAGAGCCAATGGCTGAATCGAGTGAAACGGTTGAAACCTCCCCAGAAACCGCTGAGGCATCGGGTGGTTTTCCGGTGGGCCTCGTAGCGGCTATCGGTACTGGCGCAGCTGTGGTGATTGGGGCAGGGGTTGTTTTGAGCAGTGGCAACAAGAAGGGAAATTTATAA